A single Drechmeria coniospora strain ARSEF 6962 chromosome 03, whole genome shotgun sequence DNA region contains:
- a CDS encoding ste20-like protein, which produces MDGQSSPHNGGGSQRRKLVKNPPSSRRNTRSSAGFDAQSTDSQSSSHSLTRVPSAPPVRSSVSNASNTSSSSRHPSVTQWPTNVSPGLQSGDFTSSSTLGNPYPATLPFRSSRDFDPQIRRLSHDPSEEFVGAPFDGAAILSRIEATKIPPSARRTSFQHQPSTPLSPAKAGTRSQYSSPTIQPSPRFSNMDSSVAEKAQGGKPHENQVVSPKRFSDEVKEPKPGILRKKSGFSAIVNSLVGSQKKPVISAPENPVHVTHVGYDSMSGQFTGLPKEWQRLINESGIPEKERRENPQTMVDILQFYKESQERPAEDQILEKFHHVGSPDPRGYTSPTSNPTSPAMYPTNYLGSFENPRPPPPVPTGRSQGLGISTKDMMPSRPAPKPPVSMNNRSYPPKAFTAKDSGIGMPQPVDDSIYGPLKDNTPMLPEEHRSRSNSRANGQAPFSPPPPPMNPATQAVAFQQQLMQQQQDQAIAQAQAAMSGHVGRAPSKRQPPQQVVVPNPHHGQGYTRTAEANGHPGTARPQQNPGGVPAARPRHRQRHSNGIDVVASLKRICNDGDPREVFRGFTKIGQGASGGVFTGYERGTNRLVAIKQMNLEQQPKKDLIINEILVMKDSSHPNIVNFIDSYLCGGELWVVMEFMEGGSLTDVVTFNIMTEGQIASVCRETLKGLQHLHSKGVIHRDIKSDNILLSNEGSIKLTDFGFCATINDAQNKRTTMVGTPYWMAPEVVTRKEYGRKVDIWSLGIMAIEMVEGEPPYLTESPLRALWLIATNGTPMIKNEHDLSHPFRDFLHFALKVDPEKRASAHDLLRHDFMKQCVDLAQLSPLVRAAREQRAQEKARKQ; this is translated from the exons ATGGACGGCCAGAGCTCGCCTCACAACGGCGGTGGTTCTCAACGTCGCAAACTCGTCAAGAACCCTCCCTCATCACGCCGGAATACTCgttcctcggccggcttcgacgcccAATCGACCGACAGCCAGAGCAGCTCCCACAGCCTGACCCGTGTTCCCAGCGCCCCCCCTGTTCGATCCTCTGTTTCCAACGCGTCCAACACCAGCTCATCTTCTCGACACCCATCCGTCACACAGTGGCCGACGAATGTGTCGCCCGGCCTCCAATCGGGAGACTTCACTTCATCATCTACCCTTGGCAACCCCTACCCCGCCACCCTCCCCTTTCGCTCGAGCCGCGACTTCGACCCTCAGATCCGTCGCCTCAGCCACGATCCATCCGAAGAATTCGTCGGCGCGCCCTttgacggcgccgccatcctgAGCCGCATCGAGGCCACCAAGATCCCCCCCTCGGCCCGTCGAACCTCATTCCAGCATCAGCCAAGCACGCCTCTGTCGCCTGCCAAAGCCGGCACGCGCTCTCAGTACTCCAGCCCTACCATCCAACCATCGCCGAGGTTCAGCAACATGGAttcgtccgtcgccgagaaGGCCCAGGGCGGGAAACCGCACGAGAACCAGGTCGTCAGCCCAAAGCGATTCTCCGACGAAGTCAAGGAGCCCAAGCCTGGCATCCTGCGCAAAAAGTCAGGCTTCTCCGCCATCGTCAACAGCTTGGTCGGGTCGCAGAAGAAGCCGGTGATATCGGCGCCGGAAAATCCGGTCCACGTAACGCACGTCGGCTATGATAGCATGTCGGGTCAATTTACC GGTCTGCCGAAGGAATGGCAGCGTTTGATCAACGAGAGCGGAATTCCCGAGAAGGAGAGACGGGAGAACCCCCAGACGATGGTTGACATTCTTCAGTTCTACAAGGAGTCGCAAGAAAGGCCAGCCGAAGATCAGATTTTGGAAAAGTTCCATCATGTCGGATCACCGGACCCCAGGGGATACACGTCCCCTACTTCGAATCCGACATCGCCCGCCATGTACCCGACAAACTATTTGG GAAGCTTTGAGAACCCCCGACCCCCGCCCCCCGTCCCGACCGGTAGAAGTCAAGGGCTGGGAATCAGCACCAAGGATATGATGCCTAGCCGACCAGCACCCAAACCTCCGGTCAGCATGAACAACAGGTCCTATCCACCAAAGGCGTTCACTGCCAAGGATTCGGGAATTGGTATGCCGCAGCCGGTGGACGATAGCATCTATGGCCCGCTCAAGGACAACACCCCTATGCTCCCCGAGGAGCACCGGTCCCGGTCCAACTCCCGAGCAAACGGACAAGCCCCCTTCAGTCCGCCACCGCCTCCGATGAACCCGGCAACCCAGGCGGTCGCTTTCCAGCAGCAGTTGATGCAACAGCAGCAAGACCAGGCCATCGCCCAGGCGCAGGCTGCCATGTCCGGTCACGTCGGTCGCGCCCCCAGCAAGAGGCAACCGCCCCAGCAAGTAGTCGTCCCCAACCCTCACCACGGTCAAGGGTACACGCGGACGGCGGAAGCGAATGGACACCCTGGAACTGCACGCCCGCAACAAAACCCCGGTGGTGTTCCTGCCGCTAGACCGAGACATCGACAGAGACACAgcaacggcatcgacgtcgtcgcctccctcAAGCGCATCTGCAATGACGGCGATCCTCGGGAGGTCTTTCGAGGCTTTACCAAGATCGGCCAAGGCGCGTCTGGTGGTGTGTTCACTGGGTACGAACGAGGAACGAACCGGCTCGTGGCCATCAAGCAGATGAATTTGGAGCAACAGCCCAAGAAAGATCTCATCATCAACGAAATCCTGGTGATGAAGGATAGTTCGCACCCGAACATTGTCAACTTCATCGACAGCTACCTCTGCGGCGGCGAACTGTGGGTGGTCATGGAGTTCATGGAAGGGGGTAGCCTGACGGATGTCGTCACTTTCAACATCATGACCGAGGGCCAGATTGCGTCCGTCTGCCGAGAAACGCTCAAGGGGCTGCAGCATCTGCACTCCAAGGGCGTCATCCATCGCGACATCAAGTCTGACAACATTCTGCTGTCCAACGAGGGCAGCATAAAGCTGA CTGATTTCGGCTTCTGCGCAACGATCAATGATGCGCAGAACAAGCGCACCACCATGGTCGGAACTCCATACTGGATGGCACCCGAGGTCGTCACCAGAAAGGAATACGGTCGCAAGGTGGACATATGGTCCCTCGGAATCATGGCGATTGAGATGGTGGAAGGAGAGCCGCCGTATCTGACGGAATCACCCCTCCGGGCTCTCTGGTTGATAGCGACGAACGGGACGCCGATGATCAAGAATGAGCACGATTTGTCTCACCCGTTCAGGGACTTCCTTCACTTTGCCCTGAAGGTCGATCCCGAGAAGCGGGCGAGTGCTCATGATTTGCTGAGG CACGACTTTATGAAACAGTGCGTTGATTTAGCGCAATTATCACCCCTCGTTCGAGCTGCACGCGAGCAGCGAGCTCAGGAGAAGGCTCGGAAGCAGTAG